In Salvelinus sp. IW2-2015 unplaced genomic scaffold, ASM291031v2 Un_scaffold1795, whole genome shotgun sequence, the genomic stretch ACAAACGAAaactaaacaacaagctcccgcgctcaggatTGCTTCAAcgctgtccgaccaatctgattccacgcttcaagactgcttcgaatCACGgcattggaatatgttccgcattgcgtccaacaactaTATTGACGACATATGCTGATTCgagtgagcgagttcattaggaagtgcattgacggtGGCGTACCACGCAATATCGTTTAAaccattcccaaaccagaaaaccgtggattgacggcagtgCATTCGCCGTGAATTGGAAAGCGCGACCCAAGCTGCTTTAACCGAGGGCAAgcgtgaccggaagcatgacgcgATTACAGACATGTAGCTATCTCTTTCGCAGCAATAAAACAGGCTAAGTCCGCCAGTACAGAGGACCAAAATCGCAGTCGCCAATCTATCAATCGGCTCAGACAACAAGAGCTATGTGGCCGGGTTCTACAGTCTCAACACGGGATACATAGACAGAACGAACCACGCCCGTCGCGGACCAAGCGATGTTCCTCTGCTCCAGACAGCGACCTAAACAACCTTTCTTGCCGCGCTTTGAGGACAAACTACCGTGCCACTACACCGGCCCACCTACCAAAACCTGCTGGGCTCTACCTTCACTTGCAGCCGGACAGGGGTGTAGAGTAACATTTAAACGTGCTTAAACCTCGCAAGGCTCCGCAGGCTCAGAGGCATTCCCAGCGCGTCCCAGCATGCGCAGACAGtggtggtgtgtttacggaccaTATTCAATTCAATcattatccagtctgctgtttccCCATGCATTCAAGGAGGCCACCATTGCTTCCTGATTCCAAGAAAGCTAAGCGTTAACTgaagctaaacgactaccgccccgtagtcATCATTCCGTGCATCGATGAGTGTCTTGACGGACTAGTCAAGCCATAGTCCCTCCACCTACGTCGGCACCGCCTGACCCACTACCATCTTGCTTACCGACCCAAGTAGGTCCACAGCACGAACGCAAtacgcaaccacactgcacatcTCTAACCATTCTTGGGACAAGGGACATTACCACATTGGATCGCTGTTCATCGATTAAGCTCAGCACTTAACCATAgtcctccaaactcgtcatcaagcgtctgagaccctgggtctcgacccgcctctGTGCCATGGTCCTGGACGTTCCTGACGCGGCCGTCCCCAGTGAGTGGGTTGAGGGTACcgaaaaacatctccaccccgtgcATCCTCAACCTGGcccacagggtgcgttctgagcctctcctgtcaCTCCCCTGTTCACCAACATCTCCGTGGCCATGCCACGCCTCCAACCTCAGATTCATCAAGCTTTGGCGGATACACTACAGTGGaatggcctgattaccaacaacgacgagcaCGGAGGGCCCCCTGACAGGGGGAGGTAGGCCCTTCGGAGTGTGGTGGTGTcagaaataacctcacactcacggGTTTTTGGTCTAACAAACAAAGGAGCAAttgttgtggacttcagaaacagccagacgggagcacccccctatccacatcatgACGGGTCAGTAGTGCGAGAAGGGtgcaagttttaagttcctcagctgTAGCCAATTCACGGACACACTAGTTGTCCACCCAGCACAGACCAGCGTCGTGTAGAGAAGCGCAGCAACGCGCCTCCGTCAACGCTCAGGACCGGCTGAAGCAAATCTTCGgcttcaccaaaagcactcacaaacttctacagcaTGCACAATCCACGAGACTCCTGCTCGGGCTGTCATCACCGCCTTGAGTACGGCAATACTGCTGCGACCcaccaaccgtaaggctctccagagggggaggtctgccagaacgcatcaccgggggcagaACTAACCTACCCCTCCAACGGACCCTAGGCTACCCAGCCGGATGTCACAGGAAAGGCCATGAAAGATCATCAGACAGACAACCCCCCAATCcactggcctgttcaccccgctatcatccagaagcagaggtcagtacagggtgatcaaagcagggaccgagagactgaataaAACAGCTTCATctcaaaggccatcagactgcttaaacagccaccactaacagttagcggccgctgccaacatctTTACtagactcaactccagccactttaaagaATGAGATTGATGGAAAATGTAtggtaaaaatgtaccactaggcCACTGTTAAACAATGCCacattaatataatgtttacataccctacattacccattctCCTATGTATAgtgatatactgtactctatatcatctactgcatcttgccatctttatgtaatacatgtaccactagccactttaaactatgccactttagttttacataccctacagtatcctctcatatgtatataccgtactctataccatctctcgcatcttgcctatgccgttcttaccaccactcattcatatatcttattacataattctttatccctttacacttgctGTGTGatataggtagtagttgtggaattgttaggttaagattacttgttggttattactgcattgtcggaactagaagcacaagcatttcgctacactcgcattaacatctgctaaccatgtgtatgtgactaataaaatttgatttgatttgatttgaacagctcACCAGAGCCTTGCTGTAGTTGTATTTGTCAGGGTGATCAGCCATGTACTTCCTGAACATGTTCCTCGTGTCCTTGTCAGGAGCAACGATGTAGGGAGTCTGGCCTGTCTGATCTCTGTGGACACAAAGCAACAACGCTTCCTCTCTGTTAATAACATAAACAGCTTCTTATAATAATACATACAATTTATGTGCTTTTCATTTAAAAGACAATCACTTTTcttttttacaacatacatacatacatacatatacagtaccagtcaaaagtttagacatcTACTCATTctggggtttttctttattttKactattttctacattgtagaataatagtgaagacatcaaaactatgaaataacacatatggaatcatgtagtaactaaaaagtgGCAAatacatctaaatatatttttttatttgagattcttcaaagtagMttccctttgccttgaagatagcattgcacactcttagcattctctcaaccagcttcatgaggtagtcacctggaatgcatttcaattaacaggtgtgccttgttaaaagttaatgcgtttgagccaatcagttgtgttgtgtcaaggtaggggtggtatacagtaacaagtaacagacagatctcaacatcaactgttccagaggagactgcctgaatcaggccttcatggtcgaatcgctgcaaagaaaccactactaaaggacaccaataataagaagagacttgcttgggccaagaaacacaaacaatggacattagacccgtgGAAATCTGCCCtgatggtctgatgagtccaaatttgagatttttggttccaactgcctgtcacttctgttgtcatctgctgataattaagctattttctgccgatTGTGGTGCAGTGATTATtgtctgtgaaggaaaactacagctgcacgtccctgatcaccgtattgtagaaaaaaaaaacagtcacAACTTTCATTATAAAATGTGACCCCCTGTCAATTACACcgctttctcccgttgtgctacTTACAAACACGTGGCTCTGTTCTGGCGAACTACGGTAAAACGTcatcatgtaaaataatgtgacaggtgacacGAAGAACGCGATCTGCTTTGTCtcctaatgtattgcacaagttgaccgCAGGTACTAACTTAAAAAGCAGAtgtaaatattaaaatgtattgaaaagccATCccatggctatttccaaatacccccaGTATACGACATattacggtataccgcccaagcctaatatAGACATATATATGGTTCATACTTGCATGCCGGGTCGCTGCCTGCATCCATCAACAGCTTGGCCACTCCTTTCTGTCCTGCTGCTGAGGCCACATGGAGCAGAGTGAAGCCTGAGGAGTCTATGGGCTGGTTGAGTAGGGCTAGTGGACTCAGGGCTGCAGGGGCCTGGGCTGCAGGGTTCTGGGCTGCAGGGTTCTGGGCTGCAGGGGCCTGGGCTGCAGGGGCCTGGGCTGCAGGGGCCTGGGCTGCAGGGGCCAGGGCTGCAGGGTTCAGGGCTGCAGGGGCCTGGGCTGCAGGGTTCAGGGCTGCAGGGTTCAGGGCTGCAGGGTCCTGGGAAGAGcagctctcctccacctctccctgattcttctctccctctggctTTGCACCCTgctcctccctctgtccatcctggtccccctcctctccaccctgctCTCCCCTCCTCACTGGTAACAGTCTGATGAGGGTGTCCAAGTCTCCAGTCTTACAGGCGGTGTAGAGAGCATCCCTCAGGCCATAGTCCCAGGACTCATCAGGCTCCTCTGAGAAGATGCAGAGAAGATGCTGTTGTatacaacaaacacagacaggcagacaaaaaaagggCAGACAAAAAGGGCAGACAAAAAGGGCAGACAGaccggcaggcaggcagacagacaggcagacaaaaaaagggCAGACAAAAAGGGCAGACAGGCAGACCGACCGGTAGGCAGGCAGAGTTAGGTTAAGACCTCACCCTCTTCATGTTGTATCGTCTTCTTCCCCTTGGGTTTCCTTCTCTCCtggttcttctctcctcctctctcctggttAGTGTCTTCAGCAGCAGTAGGAGACGCCACAGCTTCCCTGTTACTTAGACCTGAAcacaaaaataactgtttttgcaGCTTTTCAAAGATTATCAAGTGATAGAAAGTCCTGTTGTAGAAATTCTATGAATTAAACTGAGATATCCGAAACGGCACCCAATTCCCCCTGGTCAGAATTAAACAGCCTGAACAtcaccctataggccctggtcagaaTTAAACAGCCTGAACATCACCCTATAGGCCCTGAGTCAGCGAGGCCTAACTCTAACAGACCCAGCCCGTCTCCCTCACCTCTGTCCCTCGGTTTCTgcgtctctccttcctctcttccttcctagGCAGGAATATGATTCTCATGCTCCCGGAGGTCCAGGTTCCCCAGATTCACTCCACCATCTCCagcctccagctcctctccttgaagctctcctctcctccctaggtGCCTTTCTTCTCCGGGAAGTTCTGGCTGATGCCACAGGTGTACGTGCTTCTTCCATACCTTGTTTGAGGACTCAGGATGTCGCCGATGTGTCAGTGTCTTTACCCTGTGTTTGGAAAGAATGAGTAACAATTAACAACTATTTGTCAGCCTTCTCAGAATTTGAAGCTCAGGAAGTGCCAATAATACAGCGCatctcggaaagtattcagcacCCCTGGACTTTTCCACTATTTGTTACGTGTACAGCCTTAGTCTTAAAATGAGTTGCAATAGTTTTTTCGCattcatcaatttacacacacataccccataacTGCATCCAACTACCCCATACATGACATCACACCGAATCACCCCATATACTAtccaaccccataatgacaccacAATAGCCATAATGATAAGACAAGGCAATAACAGGTTTTAGGAATTTGTTgcaaatgataaaaaaaaaaaaaactgaaatacacatttctataagtattcagaccctttgtgcAGTACCTTTTTAAGagtcatctttggcagcgattacaagcACACAAGTCTATCCTTGGCACGACACTTACAGCTTGACCGTATTGGGAGATTTCTCCCATTCTGTTCTCGCCATCCTCTCAAAGCTCTGTCAGTGGCATGGAAAAAGTGTTGCTGCACAAGCTTATTTCAGGTCTCTCAGAGATAGTTCGATTGGGTGATCAAGGTCCGTGGCTCTGCTGGGCCACCAAGACATTTCAGAGACTGTCCCCGAACCCACTCCTGCGTTTAGCTCTGCTGTGTGCTTACGGGTCTCGTGCCTTTGGACGTGTGAACCTCTCGAAGTACAGTAGATATGgatccttgattaaaaacctGCTCAGACCGTCAGACTGcgggtctgaggtcctgagcaggttatTTATCAGGACTCTCTATGTCTTTACTTACTCTTTCCCTCTAACTCTGATAGCTCTCCGCAGTCCCTGCCCTCTGATAAAAATTCCCGCACACGCATCGATGTGCCAACCCACACATGCTTCACCGTTAGCGGAgtcggtgccaggtttcctccagacgtgatgattggcaatcaggccaaagaggtctcatggtctgagaggcctttagttg encodes the following:
- the ankzf1 gene encoding tRNA endonuclease ANKZF1 translates to MWESKGQGVFLSVSLPLGTKRWTHLSHLCSRRDVLQHKTFHRYTVRAKRGTSQGLRDAKNSSHAPKSAGAALRRYNEAALVKEIQDLLESWTDHLTEASAIFLRAPSHNKSMFLGGKAAPLVKKDPRIRTLPFPTRRATFREIKRVHDVLSTLNVYGTSQSTGRTFYHLIIFEKLQKQLFLCSGLSNREAVASPTAAEDTNQERGGEKNQERRKPKGKKTIQHEEEEPDESWDYGLRDALYTACKTGDLDTLIRLLPVRRGEQGGEEGDQDGQREEQGAKPEGEKNQGEVEESCSSQDPAALNPAALNPAAQAPAALNPAALAPAAQAPAAQAPAAQAPAAQNPAAQNPAAQAPAALSPLALLNQPIDSSGFTLLHVASAAGQKGVAKLLMDAGSDPACKDQTGQTPYIVAPDKDTRNMFRKYMADHPDKYNYSKALVPGPLTAELESKKTEKKKAQKAAKKTREKEQREQRKKLEMEAEEKKKFASLSDREKRAQAAEKRLAEHKASTGGDLSNTR